One region of Oncorhynchus mykiss isolate Arlee chromosome 8, USDA_OmykA_1.1, whole genome shotgun sequence genomic DNA includes:
- the LOC110530650 gene encoding carbonic anhydrase 4-like, whose protein sequence is MNRLVVIVATLFVPTTYGAAGGLWCYHDPSCDDTTWSAIVTEHCNGSRQSPINIVSASAVGDETLTAFTFTKYGDNSTMNKIKNTGKTVKVTLKSGVQVTGGALSEAYDSLQFHLHWGNGTSVPGSEHTVDGTRYPMEMHIVNAKSSLNGNTTAAVADDTGLAVLGFFIKAMPSNVTGSPAAWNTLTSYLANITLKDEYINITHDAFSLDELLEGVDRTKYYRYLGSLTTPNCNEAVVWTVFKDPIKVSQDLIDLFSTTVHIEHNSTSDLMTNVFRNIQPDNDWVVTTQGHPASGASTMRSSLGLMALAWMLLRV, encoded by the exons ATGAATCGACTTGTGGTTATCGTTGCGACACTCTTTGTCCCCACTACATACGGTGCTGCAGGCGGTT TGTGGTGTTACCATGATCCTAGTTGTG ATGATACCACTTGGTCCGCCATTGTCACTGAACATTGCAATGGATCCCGTCAGTCTCCCATCAACATTGTCTCTGCATCAGCAGTGGGCGATGAAACCCTGACTGCCTTCACTTTCACTAAATACGGAGACAACTCCACAATGAACAAGATCAAGAACACTGGCAAAACTG tcAAAGTGACGCTCAAGAGTGGTGTCCAGGTTACAGGTGGAGCACTGTCTGAGGCCTATGACAGCCTGCAGTTTCACCTCCACTGGGGGAATGGTACCTCAGTACCTGGGTCGGAGCACACAGTGGATGGAACGCGCTACCCCATGGAG ATGCACATAGTAAATGCCAAGTCTTCGCTCAATGGAAATACGACCGCGGCCGTTGCAGACGACACGGGACTCGCTGTTCTTGGCTTCTTCATAAAG GCCATGCCGAGTAATGTGACTGGTTCACCAGCAGCCTGGAATACTCTGACATCCTACTTGGCCAACATCACActaaaag aTGAGTATATAAACATTACTCATGATGCTTTTTCATTGGATGAGCTCCTGGAAGGAGTGGACCGCACTAAATACTACCGTTACCTTGGATCCCTGACCACTCCAAACTGCAACGAGGCTGTGGTGTGGACCGTGTTCAAGGACCCTATCAAAGTCAGCCAGGATTTG ATTGATCTCTTCAGCACAACAGTGCACATTGAGCACAACTCCACCTCTGACTTGATGACCAACGTCTTCAGGAACATCCAGCCTGACAACGACTGGGTGGTGACGACCCAGGGCCATCCAGCGTCGGGAGCCTCCACAATGCGCTCCTCTCTGGGCCTAATGGCCCTGGCCTGGATGCTGCTGAGGGTTTAG